The Chloroflexota bacterium sequence CGTACTGCCGCATCGCGTGCGGGAGATCAGCCATCTCCGCGTCAGCCCCGGCGAGTGCGATCAGCTCCACCCGATGGCACGTGTGGAGGAGCACCTGCTCGACGGACCCACCGCTGCGCTCCTCGAGGACGGCTGCCAACAGTTCTCGGGCTCCGGTGTCGACGTCGCGGACCGTGGCACTGGCAACGACCAGGCGGTCGAGCTGCGTGCCGCGGCGTGCAGGCCTTTCGCCCGGGCCGGGAAGGACAGGAGGCAAGCGAAGGTATCCTCATTGTCCGGCAGATTGGGGAGCAGACGGCGCAACGCTAGGTGCGCTCGTGCCGGGCGTCAAACAGAAACATAGGTTTTCCTATGTTTCTGACGATTCTGGCGGGGCTGGCTTCTAGGTCGGAGACCAAGTCGGACCGATGACCAGGCCGATGGGCCAATGTTCTCCACCCGTCTCTGTCCGGACCGTGTAATATTCGGCGAACGATATGTTTAATGAAAAAGCGAGGCGACGGAGTTATCGCCTCGGCAAGCGGGCGGAGACAGCTGAGGCGACCCGAAACCGGATCGTAAAGGCGACCCTGTCACTCCACGACGAGCAGGGCATCACCGGCACGAGCGTACGCGACATCGCCGGTCGCGCGAGCGTAGCGCCAGCAACCGTGCTCCACCACTTTCCGCGGATGGATGAGCTCATCGGGGCATGTGGTGAGCTCAGTGACCAGCTTGCCCCCATGCCGAGCGAGGCCGTCCTTGTCGGTGCCGGGGATCGGGCAGAGCGCATCCGCGCGATGGCCCGGGCAATGTTCGAATGGTGGGAGCTCCTCGGTCCCGGCTGGGACCACCTCGAGATCGACCGCCGCCGGATGCCGCAGGTCGATGCATGGCTGACCGATGTCGCCCTGCATCACCGCCAGCTGGCGGCCGCCGCGCTCGGTCCCGATCCGAATCCCGCGACTGTCGCATTGCTCGCGGCGATCACGACAACCGATGCATGGCGTTCCCTGCGGGACGCTGGTATGGACGCGACCCGGGCCGCCGGGCAGGTCGCGCGTTTCATTGAAGGGCGTAGCGACGTCCCGCCCTCAACCACGGACAGCAGAGAGCGAGTCCACTGATGGATCCCTTCGTCGCGTTCAAATTCCTCCATATCGCCTCCATGTTCTTCGCCGTCGCGCTCGCGGTCAGCGGGGAGATCGTCTTGCGGCGCGTGGCCGTAACTCACGACGTTGGCGCTATCCGCGTCACCGTGAGCCGAGTACGCCCCCTCGGGAACGTCTCCACCATTCTCTTTCTGGCGGGGGTTGCCTTCGGGATTGTCGCTGCGCTGACGGGGCACCTTGACCTGCTGGCGCCGTGGCTGATCCTCGCCTACGTCGCCTTCGTCGGCGCGATGCTGGTCGGCATCCTCATCACCGATCCATGGGTCGGGCGGCTCGCCGCCGCCGCCGCGAACAGCCCGGATAATGCCGCGTCGGAAGGCCTCCGCACGGTTATCGGTGATCCCATCGCACGAGCCGGCACTTGGACGCTCATGGTTCTCATTGCCGCGCTGGTCTTCATCATGGTGGTGAAGCCGCTCGCGTAGTGCGGTGCCGCTACGGCTCGATGAAGTACCCGACCTGCGTTATTCGAGAAGCTTCCCCGCCGGGTCGATATCACCAGCCCTGGCGAGCCACGGAGCAAGCTCCAAGGGAACCGCCGGAACGGGTACGGGTTGCAGTGTCATCCGGGCGTCGCCGTCACGCCCGACGATGAAATTGACCTCCATCGCCGGATCCAGCTCCGGGAAGTCCGAGCGGTTGTGCGCACCACGGCTCTCCTCGCGGGCAATCGCCCCGCGCAGGGTGGCTTCGGCAGTGCCCAGCATCGCCTGGACGTCCAGGACCTGGGCGAGGTCGCTCCACCCCTCCTCGCTGGGGCGCACGTCGACGCTCGGGAGCGCCGAGCGGACCTCGTCCAGCATCCTGAGCGCCTGCTGCATGTCGCTGGCATTGCGCACCACGCCGCAGCGCTCCCACATGACGTTGCGGACTGCCCGCTGCAGCGCCCGGCTGAGCTCGGCGCCGTGGTGGACCAGGCTGTCAAGGTCGGCGTGTGCCTCGTCGACGACTGGTTTGGACCGAATCTGCGATTCGCGCTCCCGTGAAAATCGTGCCGCTGCCTCACCGGCGCGACGGCCGAACACGAGTGTCTCCACCAGCGAGTTGCCACCCAGCCGGTTGGCGCCGTGCAGTCCCGCGGTGCACTCGCCCGCGGCATAGAGTCCAGTCACGTCCGTGGCATGGCTCGGCGGATCGACAACGATGCCGCCCATCGAGTAGTGCGCCGTGGGAGCGACCTCCATCGGCTCTTTAGCGATGTCGAGCATCTGATATTCCACGAACTGGCGGTACATGCGTGGCAGCTTTTCCAGGATCACGTCCTTGCCGAGGTGGGTCACGTCCAGGAAGACGCCGCCGTTGGGGCCGCCCCGCCGCTCCTTGATCTCGGTGTAGTTGGCCAGGGCGATGCGGTCGCGGCTGCTCAGCTCCATCCGCTCGGGGTCGTAGCGTTCCATGAAGCGCTCGCCCTGGGCGTTGTACAGCCGGCCGCCCTCGCCGCGCACGGCCTCGGTGACCAGGGTGCCGGCGACCTCCTCCGGCACCAGCATTCCGGTGGGGTGGAACTGGACGAGCTCCATGTCCATCAGGCGTGCCCCGGCCTGGGAGGCAAGCCACATGCCCTCGCCGTAGTTCTCGTCGCGCCGCGAAGAGCTGCGACGCCAGATGCGCGTATGCCCGCCCCCGCACAGGACGACCGCGTCGGCCTCAAAGACGGTGCGATCCCCGGTGTGCAGATCGAATGCCAGCGCGCCGAAACACTCGCCTTCCGCAATCAGCAGCCGTGAGACGTACTGGTCTTCGATCACCGGGATATCCAGCCTTTGTACCTGGTCGGCCAGGGTGGACAGAACGGCTCGCCCGGTGTAGTCCCCGGCGTAGCAGGTGCGCCGATACGTGTGGGCGCCGAAGTAGCGCTGGTCAAGCTGGCCGTCGGCGGTCCGCGCGAAGGGGCAGCCCCAGGCCGCCAGCTCATTGATGGCCGCCGGCGCCTCGCTGGCCATGATCTCGACAACGCGTGGATCGCTGAGGGAATAGCCCTCGCGCACGGTGTCGGCGAAATGCTGCTGCCATGAGTCCTCGGGGTCGACGGTGCCAAGCGCCGCGTTGATCCCGCCGGCGGCGAGCACGGTATGGGCATCAAGGCGGCTCCGCTTGCCGATGACCACCACGTCGACACCGGCCTGGCGGGCCGCAATTGCAGCTCTGAGGCCGGCCCCGCCGGTCCCGATGACCAGGACATTGCACGGGCGCGTGCGGCTCTCTGGTCTGGGGCTCATTGAGAAACTGACCGGGGCACGACCAGATCGTACCGGGATATGGAACCTCGCCTAGGCGACCACAGGCCTGGTGCCGGCCGGCCGGAGCCAGTAGTCCTCGAGGGTTGTGACACCCGTGATTCGCAGCATCTCGCCGATGATCCTACAGCGGTGGGATCTTGCGCAGCGGTCGCCGCTTGGCGCGCGACTTGTGGATAACTCCATTGCGCTGCGGTCCACAACGGAGTACATGGAAGTCCCGATACGGAGATAGCAGCCTTAGGAGCGCGCGTCATGACAATGGAAGAGAACAAGGCCATCACCCGTCGGTTCCTGGATGAGGTCGCGAATGGCGGAAACGTCGCTGTATTGAACGAACTCTACGGCCCGAACTTCGTCGATCACTCCGTCCCGCCGGGCGTGCCGGGGACGACAGAGGCGGCCAAGGGTTTCTGGACCATGTTTCGGGGGGCCTTTCCGGACCTTCACTACACGCTCGAAGACGAGGTCGCCGATGGAGATCGTGTGGCCCAGCGATTCACGGCACACGGAACCATGCGCGGCGATTTTCAGGGTATGCCCGCATCAGGCAAGGAGGCGACCTGGTCGGAGATCCACATCATCCGCTTCGCCGACGGCAAGGTGGTCGAGCACTGGGGCGTCGTCGATCAGCTGGGGATGCTGACTCAGCTCGGCTTCTCTGGGGCTCCGGCGTAGGGCCGACCGTCTTCAAGCGCGACCACGCGTCAGCCGAACTCGGCCACCGCGTCGCCGATACGGACCTCGGCGCCAATGCCTCTTACGATCGGCAAGTGGTCGAATAGGTGCCAGAGGCGAGCCACACGACCGCCACGGAAGAAGAACACGTCGAGCGACGGCGCATCGATGGCCCGGCCGGTGGCTGGCAGCCCGAAGATCACGCCCAGGTGCGTCCCGATGAATCGCGTGCGGGTGATCACGGTCTCGCCCAGATCTTCCAGATCGTCGATTCGAACATGAAGATCCGGGAACGAGGCCACCGTCTCGCGGACGATCTCGGCGTGATCCGCCGGCGTAAGGCTCGTGCGGCCATGGAGGTACTCGTCGTGGAAGACCTCCCTCAGCCGCTCGACTCGCCGCTCGTTCCAGCAGTCCGCCCAGTACATCCGAATCAGGTCAGCGTTCGGGCGAGCGGGAGTGGCTGCATCCGTCACGCTCGGCATCCTATGCCTCGCTAACCCGCGCTGCTACCCTCTCCCAGACTCGGGCGCCCACCTGAGCCACCACTTGCGGGAGACCGATGACCGAGCTTGCCACCAACGTCCTCTACTACGGCGACAACCTCGACATCCTGCGTCGCTACCTGCCCGATGCCCAGCTGCTGGCCTTCGAGGACGGTCGGCGTTGAAGGCTGAGATGCTTCAGCCAAATGTGCGGCTCTTCATCTTCGAGCACTTCCTCGAGCACGCCGCCCCTCCTGTCGTGGAGCAGGTCATGGCCCGCTTCTCGCTCTCACGGGCCGACGCGAAGGACGCGCTCCGCGACCTCGCGGCTGCCCGCCACATCGCGCTCGTCCCGGGGACCGACCGCATCCTGATGGCCTTTCCGTTCTCCGCCATCGCGACGCCGTTCCGGGTGACGGTAGGCGGCCGTTCCTACTTCGCCAACTGCGCCTGGGACGCGATCGCCTTCCACGCCATGCTCGATGAGGGCGTGCGGGTCGACTCGTTCTGCCATCACTGCGCCGTGCCGATCCGCATCGAGCTGCAGGGCGGGCGCGCGACCCGCGTCGATCCGGTGGAATCGCTCGTCTACCTCGCCCTCCGCCCGACGGAGTGGTGGGGGGACATCGTCACCACTTGCTCGAACACGATGGTCTTCTTCGCCTCCCCCGAGCATCGCGACGCCTCCGACCTGTGCGCAGGGCCCGATCAGGCCGCCTCGCTGACAGCCGACCAGATCCACTCGCTCAGCGGGCCGATCTACGCCACGAAGTTCGCCCTCGACTATGCCAGGCCGTCGAAGGAGGTCCTGCTCGCCCATTGGGCGGCGATGGGCCTTACCGGCGACTACTGGAAGCTCTGACCCTATTCAGGAGATTCCATGAACAAGGTCAACCTCGACGAGAAGCTCTCGCTATTCGATGACCTCTGGAGCCCCAAGATCGTCGCCCGCCTCAATGACTACGACATCCAGGTCGCCAAGGCCGACGGTGAGTTCGTGTGGCACGAGCACGCTGAGACCGACGAGTTCTTCCTGGTCCTCAGGGGCCGGCTGGTCATCCAGATGAGGGACGGCGACGTTGAGCTCGGCCCCGGTGAGCTGTTCGTCGTGCCGAAGGGAATCGCGCATCGCCCGCGTGCTAGCGACGGCCTGGAAGTTCTCCTGATCGAGCCTGCCGGGACCGTCAACACCGGCAACGCCGGAGGCGACCTGACCGCGGTCGAAGAGCGCCTCTAGCCGGTCATCGTCTCAGCTGGTGGTAGGCTTCCGAAACTGATACCCGTCCGCCCACGCGCGGGGGACCGACGCCCAGCTGCTGGCCTTCGAGGACACGTGGCACTGGGATCCATCGGCCGAGGCGACCTACGCCTACCTGACCAACGGGTCATCGGCTGTGGAGGCCGACGTGATCCGCCCGCACGAGGCATCGAGCATGGGCGCGGTCCACGTGGATGGTGGGCGCCGGCGACGTCATCCGTGAGCCCCCTCCACCCGATCAAAGAACCGACGCATGGCCGCAATGTAGGCGTCCCGCTCCTCCACGAACGCCATGTGTGAACTGTGCTCAAACACGGCTAGCTCCGCATGCGGGATTCTTCCTCGCATGTCCTCCATGTGGGCGGGCCACATCTCGTCGTGGCGCCCGACGGTCAGCAGGACCGGCATGTCGAGCTCGTCCAGCCGGCTGGTGATGTCCCAGCCGTTCAGGTTCCCAGTCACCGGACCGAACTCGCTCGGCCCCCACATCGTGAGGTAAGGGCCGGCACCGAAGGCCGGGCCCATGGACCGCTCTACCGAAGGCGGCCATGGGTCGAGCCGACAGAGGTGCCGCTTGTAGAAGACCATGATTGCGGCGGTGTACTCCGGACAGTCGAAGACCCTCCGCGCTTCGTGGTCGGCGATGACCCGCTCGACGTCCGCCGGTAGCCGGAGGCGGAGTTCACCCATTTCAGCAACGACACGAGGCACGGACGGTGGGGAACTGCTGATTGTCAGGCTGGCGAGGTCCGGCCGGCGATCGAGGGTGTACTGCATCGCCAGCCACCCGCCCCAGGAGTTCCCGAACAGGTGGATCTGGCCCAATTCGAGCGCGTCGCAGACCGCGGCCACCTCGGCCACGAACCTATCCATCGTCCACAGCGAAGGGTCATCTGGCCGATCGGACGCGCCGCAGCCCAGCTGATCGTAGAAGACGACCGCGCGCTGGTCCGACAGGTCGGCCAGAGTGTCGAGGTAGTCGTGGGCCATGCCCGGACCGCCATGCAGGCACAGGAGCGGGATCCCGCCTTCCCCGTAGACCCAGTAGCGGACCGATCCACCCGGAACCGGGACGGTCCCCTCTCGCGTGAGCCGCGCGTCAGTCGACGATGGGGGTTGGGTCATATCCTCGCCAGCCGTCGTGAAGTCGCATGAACAGCCCGGCCAGGAAGGTCAGGATGGCCGAGCCGAAGGTGCGGGTGGTGATCTCGGCGACGTCCCGATTCGGGTCCAGCTCGACGAAGTCAATGGCCGCCACCCGCGGATCGCGGCCCAGCATGAACAGGGCCTCCAGGAGGTCGACCGGATGGAGCCCGTCGGCGGTGGCGGCCGCGGTGCCGGGCGCGTACCCCAGCTCGAGGACGTCGATATCGACGGTGGCGTAGATCGCATCGGTCCCCTTGCCGGCAACCTCGAGGGCGGAGGCGACCATGGCCTCGATGCCGGCCTTGCGGATGGCCCGGGCGGTGTAGATCGTCCCGCCCTGTCCCTCGACCCAGCGCTTGTAGTAGCTGGCGTTCATGAACCCGTGGATCCCGAACTGGACGAGGTTCTCGCCGCGGACCTTGACCCCCGACTCGAGAATGCCCCGTATCGGCGTGCCGTTGGTCGGCCCGTGGTCCATGACGCGCACGTCGTTGTGGGCATCGAAGTGAATGAGGCCCACCTGCTGGTCGGGGTGGGCGCCGCAGTACGCCCGGACGGCTGGCGTGGTGATGGCGTGATCGCCGCCGATGATCAGCGGGAAGAACGCCTCGGGCTGGCTCATGAGCGCCTGAAGGCACTCCTGAATGTTCTCGAGTCCCGCCACCAGGTCGATGATCGGCGTCGACACGTCGCCCAGCTCGCGCACACGCAGCGTCGAGATGTCCACGTCGTAGTCGGGCGTGAATGTCGTGAAGATGGCCCACGCCTCACGCAGGGCGTTCGGCGCCGCGTAGGCCCCGTTGGGGAGGATCGAGGTCTTGCTGAACGGAACCGTGATCATCCCAACGTCGAGCGGCGAGGCCCAATCCCAGACCTCGATCCAGTTGTTGACCCGGATCTCGTTGCGGTCGTTCCAATGGGAGATCTTCCGCTTCTCGGGCACCAGCAGATGCGGGATGTCCCGTGGCGGGCGCGGCGCTGTGTACATCGGACCCGAAGACTCAGCCATCGGGTGGCCCCGATCCCCCGCCGCCCGGGCGCTGCGGCGGGGGCAGCAGGTTCATTTCGATGAACTCATCGCTCAGGCTGCCCAGCGGGTTGGCCCGGTTCGGGAGGCCCTCGACGAACGGCAACAGGTCCAGGCGAGCCACTTCGGCGACCCGGCGCAACTCGGCCACCGGCTGGGGGTGCTCGTCGACGCGCAGGTCCCACAGCGGGTACTCCTCGCGGTCCACGACCAGCAGTGCCGCGCACTGCCGGCCCCGCTTGTCCCCGCCACCCGCCTGTCCCGCCTCGAGAGCACGCATCAGTCGCTCGGCGAGGTCGAGATCGGTTCCCTCGGTGGAGCGGAACGAGTCGGCCAGGGCCGTTACCGTGTCGCCGCGGAGCAACATGTTGCCCTGGGCTGCGAAGTTCGGCCCGCTGATCTCGCCGTACCAGGTCGTACACTCGTCGCCGGAGAATGACGCGCTTCCGCCGTGGGCATCCACGACCCCCAGCTGGCGGACGCTGCGCCCCGGGTCGTCGCGAAGCACCGCAGCCAGCGCCTCCGACGCGGACGCCCCGCCTTCCATCAGGCGGAGGGCGTCGATGGCGAGGTAGAGGCTCGGCCACGACTGGGTGGCCACCGCGCCGACTCCCGAGCGCGCCCACGTCACCAGGCGCCCGGCCCCGACGTCCGCGGTGGAGACGGCCACGCCCAACTGGCCGGTTCGCTCACAGCGGCCGACGATCGAGAAGGTGCCGAGCCGTCGCACCTGCCCCCTCAGTACGTCTCGGCCTCGTG is a genomic window containing:
- a CDS encoding cupin domain-containing protein; this encodes MNKVNLDEKLSLFDDLWSPKIVARLNDYDIQVAKADGEFVWHEHAETDEFFLVLRGRLVIQMRDGDVELGPGELFVVPKGIAHRPRASDGLEVLLIEPAGTVNTGNAGGDLTAVEERL
- a CDS encoding agmatinase family protein, which translates into the protein MYTAPRPPRDIPHLLVPEKRKISHWNDRNEIRVNNWIEVWDWASPLDVGMITVPFSKTSILPNGAYAAPNALREAWAIFTTFTPDYDVDISTLRVRELGDVSTPIIDLVAGLENIQECLQALMSQPEAFFPLIIGGDHAITTPAVRAYCGAHPDQQVGLIHFDAHNDVRVMDHGPTNGTPIRGILESGVKVRGENLVQFGIHGFMNASYYKRWVEGQGGTIYTARAIRKAGIEAMVASALEVAGKGTDAIYATVDIDVLELGYAPGTAAATADGLHPVDLLEALFMLGRDPRVAAIDFVELDPNRDVAEITTRTFGSAILTFLAGLFMRLHDGWRGYDPTPIVD
- a CDS encoding helix-turn-helix domain-containing protein; translated protein: MFNEKARRRSYRLGKRAETAEATRNRIVKATLSLHDEQGITGTSVRDIAGRASVAPATVLHHFPRMDELIGACGELSDQLAPMPSEAVLVGAGDRAERIRAMARAMFEWWELLGPGWDHLEIDRRRMPQVDAWLTDVALHHRQLAAAALGPDPNPATVALLAAITTTDAWRSLRDAGMDATRAAGQVARFIEGRSDVPPSTTDSRERVH
- a CDS encoding proline iminopeptidase-family hydrolase, which encodes MTQPPSSTDARLTREGTVPVPGGSVRYWVYGEGGIPLLCLHGGPGMAHDYLDTLADLSDQRAVVFYDQLGCGASDRPDDPSLWTMDRFVAEVAAVCDALELGQIHLFGNSWGGWLAMQYTLDRRPDLASLTISSSPPSVPRVVAEMGELRLRLPADVERVIADHEARRVFDCPEYTAAIMVFYKRHLCRLDPWPPSVERSMGPAFGAGPYLTMWGPSEFGPVTGNLNGWDITSRLDELDMPVLLTVGRHDEMWPAHMEDMRGRIPHAELAVFEHSSHMAFVEERDAYIAAMRRFFDRVEGAHG
- a CDS encoding FAD-binding protein encodes the protein MSPRPESRTRPCNVLVIGTGGAGLRAAIAARQAGVDVVVIGKRSRLDAHTVLAAGGINAALGTVDPEDSWQQHFADTVREGYSLSDPRVVEIMASEAPAAINELAAWGCPFARTADGQLDQRYFGAHTYRRTCYAGDYTGRAVLSTLADQVQRLDIPVIEDQYVSRLLIAEGECFGALAFDLHTGDRTVFEADAVVLCGGGHTRIWRRSSSRRDENYGEGMWLASQAGARLMDMELVQFHPTGMLVPEEVAGTLVTEAVRGEGGRLYNAQGERFMERYDPERMELSSRDRIALANYTEIKERRGGPNGGVFLDVTHLGKDVILEKLPRMYRQFVEYQMLDIAKEPMEVAPTAHYSMGGIVVDPPSHATDVTGLYAAGECTAGLHGANRLGGNSLVETLVFGRRAGEAAARFSRERESQIRSKPVVDEAHADLDSLVHHGAELSRALQRAVRNVMWERCGVVRNASDMQQALRMLDEVRSALPSVDVRPSEEGWSDLAQVLDVQAMLGTAEATLRGAIAREESRGAHNRSDFPELDPAMEVNFIVGRDGDARMTLQPVPVPAVPLELAPWLARAGDIDPAGKLLE
- the merB gene encoding organomercurial lyase, translating into MKAEMLQPNVRLFIFEHFLEHAAPPVVEQVMARFSLSRADAKDALRDLAAARHIALVPGTDRILMAFPFSAIATPFRVTVGGRSYFANCAWDAIAFHAMLDEGVRVDSFCHHCAVPIRIELQGGRATRVDPVESLVYLALRPTEWWGDIVTTCSNTMVFFASPEHRDASDLCAGPDQAASLTADQIHSLSGPIYATKFALDYARPSKEVLLAHWAAMGLTGDYWKL
- a CDS encoding ester cyclase, translating into MTMEENKAITRRFLDEVANGGNVAVLNELYGPNFVDHSVPPGVPGTTEAAKGFWTMFRGAFPDLHYTLEDEVADGDRVAQRFTAHGTMRGDFQGMPASGKEATWSEIHIIRFADGKVVEHWGVVDQLGMLTQLGFSGAPA
- a CDS encoding ester cyclase; this translates as MTDAATPARPNADLIRMYWADCWNERRVERLREVFHDEYLHGRTSLTPADHAEIVRETVASFPDLHVRIDDLEDLGETVITRTRFIGTHLGVIFGLPATGRAIDAPSLDVFFFRGGRVARLWHLFDHLPIVRGIGAEVRIGDAVAEFG
- a CDS encoding DUF1028 domain-containing protein — protein: MRRLGTFSIVGRCERTGQLGVAVSTADVGAGRLVTWARSGVGAVATQSWPSLYLAIDALRLMEGGASASEALAAVLRDDPGRSVRQLGVVDAHGGSASFSGDECTTWYGEISGPNFAAQGNMLLRGDTVTALADSFRSTEGTDLDLAERLMRALEAGQAGGGDKRGRQCAALLVVDREEYPLWDLRVDEHPQPVAELRRVAEVARLDLLPFVEGLPNRANPLGSLSDEFIEMNLLPPPQRPGGGGSGPPDG